One genomic segment of Musa acuminata AAA Group cultivar baxijiao chromosome BXJ3-3, Cavendish_Baxijiao_AAA, whole genome shotgun sequence includes these proteins:
- the LOC135633743 gene encoding uncharacterized protein LOC135633743, whose protein sequence is MAELDSNLLEELVRGHLDGCMTAAALASSSSSFCVGDDDDQLARRRRRSVLDGDELAESSAAARRHSRILSRWAARQAEEMITTIERRNRETELMALAGLHTVSMLDSSFLREPGRSPSSSPVERPAAARASSILQMWRELEHVTASARGRRDTATDSVDGDRSRGDVRQLGGSSAAASESEYNGYDRWTHGGMDLSRRPGEEDDDQRSSREQSPELGDGERERVRQIVRGWMTESGMSDTESRISPRNDTQRAEWLGEIERERVRLVREWVQMASQQQRDARTSRRESERERNHDGSVTDHEDGQPEHVQRELLRLRGRQARLELIMRMMTERQRELQSLSEHHAVSEFAHRSRIQSLLRGRFLRNERPSEDDEERQPSVAAREIGQLRQRHRVSGLREGFRFRLENIVRVQANSHNDALASQNFATARTDHSQEGTTLELPNDNQDQNQSRTEDINSHQLIQTHATTELETSRTDNTINMEESGTQLAGLQEEAAQETRDSEASTEVGFSQWHADAGEEFDGNRQENVVQDWSHDTSENRDEEDSHLPEVHEEWHEDESHDTEETWHDEQSDDLRDPRSSPTRRVSRFIPPDDENVYSMELRELLSRRSVSNLLHSGFRESLDQLIQSYIERQGRAPVDWDLQRSLPSPNSPEDEDNQDDDLNQEIQDVVDRPQSVFPPPPLPPRQPIWRTGLHHNNWSRQNMHRSEIEWDAISDLRADMARLQQGMSNMQRMLEACMDMQLELQRSVRQEVSAALNRAVGRQGVCEESSDDGSKWSQVRKGTCCICCDSQIDSLLYRCGHMCTCWKCANELIRSGGKCPLCRAPIVEVVRAYSIL, encoded by the exons ATGGCGGAATTGGACTCCAACCTCCTGGAGGAGCTTGTCCGCGGCCACCTCGACGGATGTATGACCGCCGCTGCCctcgcttcttcttcctcctccttctgcgtcggcgacgacgacgaccagCTAGCCCGGCGGCGTCGCCGCTCCGTCCTCGACGGCGACGAGCTCGCCGAGTCCTCCGCGGCGGCGCGCCGGCACTCCCGCATCCTCAGCCGCTGGGCCGCCCGCCAGGCCGAGGAGATGATCACCACCATCGAGCGGCGGAACCGGGAGACCGAGTTGATGGCGCTCGCCGGCCTCCACACCGTCTCCATGCTCGACTCGTCCTTCCTCCGGGAGCCAGGGCGGTCCCCCTCCTCGTCTCCGGTGGAGCGTCCCGCGGCAGCCCGCGCGTCGTCCATCCTCCAGATGTGGCGCGAACTGGAGCACGTTACGGCTTCTGCAAGGGGGCGGAGGGATACCGCGACGGACTCTGTGGACGGCGATCGGAGCCGCGGCGACGTCCGGCAGCTAGGCGGCAGCTCGGCGGCCGCGAGCGAGAGCGAGTATAACGGTTACGACCGGTGGACTCATGGGGGCATGGATTTATCGCGACGGCCGGGTGAGGAGGACGACGATCAGAGGTCGAGCAGGGAGCAATCACCTGAGCTCGGGGATGGCGAGAGGGAGAGAGTGAGGCAGATCGTTCGTGGATGGATGACAGAGAGCGGGATGTCGGACACCGAATCAAGAATCTCTCCGAGAAACGACACCCAGAGGGCTGAGTGGCTTGGGGAGATTGAAAGGGAGAGGGTGAGGTTGGTGAGGGAGTGGGTGCAGATGGCCAGCCAGCAGCAGAGAGATGCTCGGACTAGcaggagagagagcgagagggagaggaatcatgatggatcagtcACGGATCATGAGGACGGCCAGCCAGAGCATGTCCAAAGAGAGTTGCTGAGGCTGCGAGGGCGGCAGGCCCGACTTGAGCTGATCATGAGGATGATGACAGAAAGGCAGAGGGAGCTTCAGAGCTTGTCGGAGCATCATGCAGTTTCCGAATTTGCTCATCGTAGTCGTATTCAA TCACTACTCAGAGGTAGATTCTTAAGAAATGAAAGGCCAAGTGAGGATGATGAAGAGAGACAGCCTTCAGTAGCAGCAAGAGAAATAGGTCAGCTCAGACAACGTCATCGTGTATCTGGTCTAAG AGAGGGTTTTCGCTTCAGATTAGAGAACATTGTTCGTGTTCAAGCAAACAGCCATAATGATGCTTTGGCAAGTCAGAACTTTGCTACTGCTAGAACTGATCATTCTCAAGAAGGCACTACCCTGGAGCTACCTAATGATAATCAGGACCAGAACCAATCTAGAACTGAGGACATTAATTCGCATCAACTGATCCAAACACATGCAACAACCGAATTGGAGACTAGCCGTACCGATAATACTATCAACATGGAGGAATCTGGTACTCAGCTGGCTGGTTTACAGGAAGAAGCAGCACAGGAGACTAGAGATTCTGAAGCAAGTACTGAGGTTGGTTTCAGTCAGTGGCATGCAGATGCTGGAGAAGAATTTGATGGAAACAGGCAGGAAAATGTAGTCCAAGACTGGTCACATGACACATCAGAGAACAGAGATGAAGAGGACAGCCATCTTCCAGAAGTGCACGAGGAATGGCATGAAGATGAATCTCATGATACTGAAGAGACCTGGCATGATGAACAGTCTGATGATTTAAGAGATCCAAGATCAAGTCCAACTAGAAGAGTTAGTAGATTTATTCCACCTGATGATGAAAATGTGTATAGCATGGAACTCAGGGAACTCCTAAGCAG GAGAAGTGTTTCTAATCTTCTTCATAGTGGTTTTCGTGAAAGCCTAGACCAATTGATACAGTCCTACATTGAACGGCAAGGCAGAGCTCCTGTTGATTGGGATCTGCAAAGAAGCTTGCCTTCTCCGAATTCACCAGAAGATGAGGACAACCAAGATGATGATCTAAATCAGGAAATTCAGGATGTTGTAGACAGACCTCAAAGTGTGTTTCCACCTCCACCACTGCCGCCCCGACAACCTATATGGCGCACAGGCCTACATCACAACAATTGGTCCAGACAAAACATGCATCGATCAGAAATT GAGTGGGATGCTATTAGTGATTTAAGGGCTGACATGGCTAGACTACAACAAGGGATGAGCAATATGCAGAGAATGTTGGAGGCTTGCATGGACATGCAACTAGAGTTGCAGCGTTCTGTTAGACAGGAAGTTTCTGCTGCTTTGAATCGTGCTGTTGGAAGACAAG GTGTGTGTGAGGAGTCATCCGATGATGGATCCAAATGGAGTCAAGTTAGGAAGGGCACCTGCTGTATCTGCTGTGATAGTCAGATAGATTCCCTTCTGTACAG ATGTGGGCACATGTGCACTTGTTGGAAATGTGCCAATGAATTAATCCGAAGTGGTGGCAAGTGTCCGTTGTGTCGTGCGCCCATCGTTGAGGTGGTCCGAGCCTATTCGATACTGTAA
- the LOC103973378 gene encoding aquaporin PIP1-1, which yields MEGKEEDVRLGANKFSERQPIGTAAQSDKDYKEPPPAPLFEPGELTSWSFYRAGIAEFMATFLFLYITILTVMGVVKSNSKCSTVGIQGIAWAFGGMIFALVYCTAGISGGHINPAVTFGLFLARKLSLTRALFYMVMQCLGAICGAGVVKGYQKGLYESNGGGANVVAPGYTKGDGLGAEIVGTFILVYTVFSATDAKRNARDSHVPILAPLPIGFAVFLVHLATIPITGTGINPARSLGAAIIYNKKHAWDDHWIFWVGPFIGAALAAIYHQIVIRAIPFKSRP from the exons ATGGAAGGGAAAGAGGAAGATGTGAGGTTGGGAGCAAACAAGTTCTCGGAGAGGCAGCCGATAGGAACGGCAGCGCAGAGCGACAAGGACTACAAGGAACCGCCACCGGCTCCCTTGTTCGAGCCCGGGGAGCTCACCTCTTGGTCCTTCTACAGGGCTGGGATAGCGGAGTTCATGGctaccttcctcttcctctacatCACCATCCTCACGGTCATGGGCGTGGTCAAGTCCAACAGCAAGTGCTCCACGGTGGGCATCCAAGGGATTGCCTGGGCCTTCGGTGGCATGATCTTTGCCTTGGTCTACTGTACCGCCGGGATCTCTG GTGGCCACATCAACCCCGCGGTGACCTTCGGGCTGTTCCTGGCGAGGAAGCTGTCGCTGACCAGGGCTCTGTTCTACATGGTGATGCAGTGCCTGGGCGCCATCTGCGGTGCCGGTGTGGTCAAGGGGTACCAGAAGGGGCTCTATGAGAGCAACGGTGGCGGAGCTAACGTCGTGGCTCCTGGCTACACCAAGGGTGATGGCCTGGGTGCTGAGATCGTCGGCACCTTCATCCTCGTCTACACTGTTTTCTCTGCTACTGACGCCAAAAGAAACGCCAGGGACTCTCATGTTCCC ATTTTGGCTCCCCTCCCCATTGGGTTTGCCGTGTTCCTTGTCCACCTGGCTACCATCCCCATCACCGGCACCGGCATCAACCCTGCCAGAAGCCTTGGCGCTGCCATCATCTACAACAAGAAGCATGCCTGGGATGATCAT TGGATCTTTTGGGTTGGACCCTTCATTGGAGCTGctcttgctgccatctaccaccagATAGTCATCAGGGCGATCCCATTCAAGAGCAGGCCCTGA
- the LOC135634121 gene encoding short-chain dehydrogenase TIC 32, chloroplastic-like, translating to MWPFSRKGASGFSWSSTAEEVTEGLDGSGLTAVVTGASSGIGAETARVLALRGVRVVMAVRNLSSGATVKDSILKEIPAAEVDVMELDLTSMASVRKFASEFNSLNLPLNILINNAGVMATPFSLSQDGIELQFATNHVGHFLLTYLLLDNMKNASRTSRIEGRIVNVSSEGHRFAYSEGIRFDKINDQSGYNSIGAYGQSKLANILHANELAKCFKEEKVEIIANSLHPGSIITNLLRYHSFIDVIARTLGKLVLKNVQQGAATTCYVALHPQVKEVSGRYFCDSNLAESSSKAKDVDLAKKLWDFSVDLVT from the exons ATGTGGCCGTTCAGCCGGAAGGGGGCGTCGGGGTTCTCCTGGTCATCCACCGCGGAGGAGGTCACCGAAGGATTAGATGGGAGCGGCCTCACCGCCGTCGTCACAG GAGCATCGAGTGGAATTGGTGCTGAAACAGCCAGGGTTCTTGCACTTCGAGGTGTTCGCGTAGTTATGGCGGTTAGGAATTTGTCGTCAGGTGCCACAGTAAAGGACTCGATTTTAAAGGAAATTCCGGCTGCCGAGGTTGATGTTATGGAGTTGGATCTTACTTCGATGGCATCAGTGAGAAAGTTTGCCTCTGAATTCAATTCCTTAAATCTTCCTCTGAACATCCTTAT CAACAATGCAGGGGTAATGGCAACTCCATTCTCACTCTCTCAAGATGGTATTGAGCTGCAATTTGCAACTAACCATGTTG GCCATTTTCTTCTGACTTACCTTCTATTGGACAATATGAAGAATGCATCCCGTACATCCAGAATAGAAGGCAGGATTGTTAATGTTTCATCAGAGGGGCATAGATTTGCATACAGTGAAGGAATTCGTTTTGATAAAATAAATGATCAGTCAGG ATACAACAGCATTGGTGCCTATGGGCAGTCAAAGCTTGCGAATATATTGCATGCTAATGAACTTGCAAAATGCTTCAAG GAAGAGAAGGTGGAGATAATTGCCAATTCTCTTCATCCTGGATCGATTATCACAAATCTTCTTCGTTACCACAGTTTCATAGATG TCATTGCTCGTACGCTCGGGAAGCTAGTGTTGAAAAATGTGCAGCAG GGGGCAGCAACCACATGCTACGTAGCGCTGCATCCTCAAGTCAAGGAGGTGAGTGGCAGGTACTTTTGCGACAGCAATTTAGCTGAGTCAAGTTCAAAAGCCAAGGATGTGGACTTGGCGAAGAAACTGTGGGACTTCAGTGTAGATTTAGTTACCTGA